Proteins encoded within one genomic window of Halodesulfurarchaeum formicicum:
- a CDS encoding AAA domain-containing protein — MNRRGEVLEVGEVRTISTDSGDRDVVTVRIRTDDGPVAISLRKKWTKTAEILEPGMELSVTALTEADDGFETTEDSAVVVEPDFLVDVTDIRSWVQCPRLYYLNKIGGLPLEYPVTKGTIVHEVFGDLLRGQALDAAVEKQVEKAGLELGLLGRDRNAVIDEVRQNAAAIDAWLSQGRLDEDGWRSEVTLLSDTYGIKGRCDAIRRGNPVELKTGKNTSRSPRFQDKIQAASYALLLEEQGVSVDTGTLLYTKNAALEEETGDLSPAKDFSIGDGLTKFVLRTRNEIAAMEHDRSVPTGYEGDATCQYCFEQDTCLVVSGRLDQPSKAGSVGDPLPEAERTYFQGQYDAIETERRAIHQEYAKLWKQSAQARADADRALIGLEPAGRTQLPDGRWELRAERPAGAVSKIREGDRVLASDGDPIDGHTELAVVESLGREIVLRADEPLSVRRLDVYPSEFSVDRMLTALHDALLRGPTRRRDLLFERDTPTFSGPTRELIDNNPAQNRAINTALRAEDFALIHGPPGTGKTYTIARLIRALVDRGDRVLLSAFTNRAVDNALSALVDQGFEDAIRMGTESGVRSDMAHLRLDTAGDPNERAEALESAPVVAATTASCGSRVMRSQSFDVVVVDEASQLTEPDTLAAINRGAKFVLVGDHKQLPPVVQSGADLSTSLFQRLIETYPEAAVMLDRQYRMSQRIQAFASREFYDGQLRPATGSVASQTITDLGLDPTRTDVYDGVTLVPVEGTNADHTDTAEAERVAEIATAYLAAGAEPDDLGVIAPFRAQVSTIEPLVPDGVTVDTVDRFQGSSTEILLVSFVASGSLDGPLFEDERRMNVALTRAKKALVLVGDPAALESRDQYARMVDWADRAAE, encoded by the coding sequence GTGAACCGCCGGGGCGAGGTACTGGAGGTCGGCGAGGTGCGAACGATCAGCACCGACTCGGGCGATCGGGACGTGGTGACAGTCCGGATTCGGACCGACGACGGTCCAGTTGCCATCTCCCTCCGGAAGAAGTGGACGAAGACGGCCGAGATCCTCGAACCGGGAATGGAACTTTCGGTGACCGCCCTGACCGAGGCCGACGATGGATTTGAGACGACCGAGGACTCAGCGGTCGTGGTCGAACCCGACTTTCTCGTCGACGTGACCGACATCCGCTCCTGGGTGCAGTGTCCGCGGCTCTACTATCTCAACAAGATCGGCGGGCTGCCCCTCGAATATCCCGTGACCAAGGGGACGATCGTCCACGAAGTCTTCGGTGATCTCCTGCGCGGGCAAGCCCTCGACGCGGCAGTCGAGAAGCAAGTCGAGAAGGCGGGGCTGGAACTGGGTCTTTTGGGGCGAGACCGGAATGCAGTTATCGACGAGGTCAGACAGAACGCCGCGGCGATCGACGCCTGGCTCTCACAGGGTCGACTGGACGAGGACGGCTGGCGATCGGAGGTGACCCTTCTGAGTGACACCTACGGCATCAAGGGGCGCTGTGACGCCATCCGACGGGGGAACCCCGTCGAACTCAAGACCGGGAAGAACACGAGCCGCAGCCCCCGGTTCCAGGACAAGATCCAGGCCGCGTCCTACGCCCTGTTGCTCGAAGAACAGGGAGTTTCAGTCGATACGGGCACGTTGCTCTACACGAAAAACGCCGCCCTGGAGGAGGAAACAGGGGACCTCTCGCCGGCCAAGGACTTCTCGATCGGCGACGGACTCACGAAATTCGTGCTTCGGACCCGCAACGAGATCGCCGCCATGGAACACGACCGATCGGTGCCGACCGGCTACGAGGGCGATGCGACCTGCCAGTACTGCTTCGAGCAGGACACCTGTCTGGTGGTCTCGGGTCGGCTGGACCAGCCGTCGAAGGCAGGGTCCGTCGGCGACCCCTTGCCAGAAGCCGAGCGGACGTATTTCCAGGGTCAGTACGACGCTATCGAGACGGAGCGGCGGGCCATCCACCAGGAGTACGCCAAGCTCTGGAAGCAGTCCGCCCAGGCGCGTGCAGACGCCGACCGGGCGCTCATCGGTCTGGAACCGGCCGGGCGAACGCAACTCCCGGACGGCCGGTGGGAGCTCCGCGCCGAGCGCCCAGCGGGAGCCGTCTCGAAGATCCGGGAGGGGGACCGCGTCCTGGCGAGCGACGGCGACCCGATCGACGGCCACACCGAGTTGGCCGTCGTCGAGTCACTGGGCCGGGAGATCGTCCTGAGGGCCGACGAACCGCTCTCGGTCCGGCGACTCGACGTCTACCCATCGGAGTTCTCGGTCGACCGGATGTTGACGGCCCTTCACGACGCCCTCCTCCGGGGTCCGACGCGCCGTCGTGATCTGCTCTTCGAGCGAGACACACCGACTTTCAGCGGCCCGACCCGGGAGTTGATCGACAACAACCCCGCCCAGAATCGGGCGATCAATACGGCGCTCAGAGCCGAAGACTTCGCGCTGATCCACGGGCCCCCTGGGACGGGAAAGACCTACACGATCGCCCGGCTGATTCGGGCCCTCGTCGACCGGGGCGACCGGGTGTTGCTCTCGGCGTTTACCAACCGCGCCGTGGACAACGCGCTCTCGGCGCTGGTCGACCAGGGGTTCGAGGACGCAATTCGAATGGGCACCGAATCGGGGGTGCGCTCGGACATGGCCCATCTCCGACTCGATACGGCAGGCGATCCAAACGAGCGAGCCGAGGCGCTGGAGTCCGCCCCGGTGGTGGCAGCGACGACGGCCTCGTGTGGCTCGCGGGTGATGCGCTCACAATCCTTCGACGTGGTCGTCGTCGATGAGGCCAGTCAACTCACCGAGCCGGACACCCTGGCGGCGATCAATCGGGGGGCGAAATTCGTCCTCGTGGGCGATCACAAACAGCTCCCGCCAGTAGTCCAGTCGGGGGCCGACCTCTCGACCTCGCTTTTCCAGCGGCTCATCGAGACCTATCCGGAGGCGGCCGTGATGTTGGATCGCCAGTACCGGATGTCCCAGCGGATCCAGGCCTTTGCCTCCCGGGAGTTCTACGACGGCCAGCTGCGACCGGCCACGGGGTCAGTGGCCAGCCAGACGATTACGGACCTGGGACTTGACCCCACTCGGACCGACGTGTACGACGGCGTCACCCTGGTCCCGGTCGAGGGGACGAACGCCGACCATACCGACACGGCCGAGGCAGAACGGGTCGCCGAGATCGCGACCGCATACCTGGCGGCCGGGGCTGAGCCGGACGATCTGGGCGTCATCGCTCCGTTCCGGGCCCAGGTTTCCACGATCGAACCGCTCGTTCCCGACGGCGTGACCGTGGACACCGTGGATCGGTTCCAGGGGTCGAGTACCGAGATCCTGCTCGTCTCCTTCGTGGCCTCCGGGAGCCTCGACGGGCCGCTGTTCGAGGACGAGCGACGGATGAACGTGGCGCTTACGCGGGCGAAGAAGGCCCTCGTGCTGGTCGGGGACCCGGCCGCGCTGGAAAGTCGTGACCAATATGCGAGGATGGTCGACTGGGCCGATCGCGCCGCGGAGTGA
- a CDS encoding zinc-dependent metalloprotease encodes MNPIGGARALLGADGNGGVDWAAARRAAHELTDPGDLALSDSVRGAYAEDLQAAHREIQATAGIEFDLPRTIQVQNRHHWIEATLETLETAFEPLADRPGALPGITGPLNTASIAGSVAYLSRRVLGQYDPLLFAESEPHRLYVVHPNLVSTAAELDVPVERFRRWIAFHEVAHAAEFGVAPWLRPYLAERVTGIVAELATGSLPKDQYGELNRAMTVVEGYAELLMDEAFDKPSAELRRKLDTRRQSGGPLSTVVSRLLGLDRKREQYERGRAFFDAIVAERGLEAAGAVWDEPGNLPRESELEAPGRWLDRVRPTAPN; translated from the coding sequence ATGAATCCGATCGGGGGCGCCAGGGCACTCCTGGGCGCGGACGGGAACGGCGGCGTCGACTGGGCGGCTGCCCGCCGGGCCGCACACGAATTAACCGACCCCGGTGACCTCGCCCTCTCCGACTCGGTTCGGGGGGCCTACGCCGAGGATCTGCAAGCGGCCCACCGGGAGATCCAGGCGACAGCCGGGATCGAGTTCGATCTTCCACGGACGATACAGGTGCAGAACCGCCACCACTGGATCGAGGCGACACTCGAAACACTCGAAACCGCCTTCGAGCCGCTTGCAGACCGCCCGGGAGCGCTGCCCGGGATCACCGGCCCCCTCAACACGGCCTCGATCGCCGGCTCGGTGGCCTACCTCTCGCGGCGGGTCCTTGGGCAGTACGACCCGCTTCTGTTCGCCGAATCCGAACCCCACCGTCTCTACGTCGTGCATCCGAACCTGGTGTCGACCGCCGCCGAACTGGACGTGCCGGTCGAGCGGTTCCGGCGCTGGATCGCGTTTCACGAGGTCGCTCACGCCGCCGAGTTCGGGGTCGCACCCTGGCTTCGCCCCTACCTCGCCGAGCGAGTCACCGGAATCGTCGCGGAACTCGCTACCGGATCGCTCCCGAAAGACCAGTACGGGGAGCTAAATCGCGCGATGACCGTCGTGGAGGGCTACGCCGAACTCCTCATGGACGAAGCGTTCGACAAGCCCTCGGCGGAGCTCCGACGAAAACTGGACACACGCCGACAGAGCGGCGGGCCACTCTCCACCGTCGTTTCGAGACTGCTCGGGCTGGATCGAAAACGCGAGCAATACGAACGCGGGCGGGCATTTTTCGACGCCATCGTGGCCGAACGGGGGCTCGAAGCGGCCGGCGCGGTGTGGGACGAACCCGGGAACCTGCCCCGCGAATCGGAACTCGAAGCGCCGGGTCGCTGGCTCGATCGTGTCCGACCCACGGCACCCAACTGA
- a CDS encoding TetR/AcrR family transcriptional regulator yields MVERHAFLEEPSNTREAIMQATYHALCEYGYAGLTISRIAEFFEKSKSLLYHHYESKDELLLDFLGFMLEEFESVPEDREAAANERLAEFFDQALSDTHSKEALNFTRAMVELRAQAAHDDRFREHFTDSDQVFHDRLADIIRAGIESGTFRPVDPDRVAAFLLATINGAMTQQVTARSEDTDQVREELSRYVSSVLEP; encoded by the coding sequence ATGGTCGAGCGACACGCGTTTCTCGAGGAGCCGTCGAACACCCGCGAGGCCATTATGCAGGCGACCTATCACGCACTCTGTGAGTACGGATACGCGGGATTGACGATCTCCCGGATCGCCGAGTTCTTCGAGAAGTCAAAGAGCCTGCTCTATCACCATTATGAGAGCAAGGACGAACTCCTCCTGGATTTTCTCGGATTCATGCTCGAGGAGTTCGAGTCGGTGCCCGAGGACCGTGAGGCGGCCGCCAACGAACGGCTGGCCGAGTTCTTCGACCAGGCGCTCTCGGACACTCACTCCAAGGAGGCGCTCAACTTCACCCGGGCAATGGTCGAGTTGCGGGCCCAGGCAGCCCACGACGACCGATTTCGCGAGCACTTCACCGACAGCGATCAGGTCTTTCACGACCGATTGGCCGACATCATCCGGGCCGGCATCGAGTCTGGCACGTTCCGACCAGTGGATCCTGACCGGGTTGCCGCTTTTCTACTGGCGACGATCAACGGTGCGATGACCCAGCAGGTCACCGCCAGGAGCGAGGACACGGATCAGGTTCGCGAGGAACTCTCGCGGTACGTCTCGTCGGTTCTGGAGCCCTGA
- a CDS encoding COG1361 family protein, which yields MRSRSVTGLLTLVLIIAAVTVAVPASGSISNLAIESATPTVEDPAPGERFSVSVTIANYDDMAAFEVTDVYIRDAGRANEHARVEDVGTVRPGGSLTVPISLSFEDSGTRDLRVHTRVENESGDHRSVSYPLTIDVEPPDEAVLRIDDIDAVAGQEEQVNVTVSNGEDRPLSNVRLELGGDAIVDNAERVTASLGAGTQAVHRYDLTFAESGSQTVTGTVTYRTADGQTRSVDRSMTVDVEPARTDPELTLTPIQSPDGPALEATLVQYGNAELRDVELRAVRNGRILARSVLDDVPATESRTATFDGATLGSGNLTVVASYTASGTDRTIEASRDYQPTDTAAITLSGVEVTREGTIVTLRGDAANVGSNDLESVRVAVEPAAGVSPSSPSRDYFIGGIEASEFGTFELTANVTDSAGSVPIRVAYSAGGEQFETREFVELDDGAGDSDAEDQSGTGGLGLLRLGIVGLVGALIGAALYRWRT from the coding sequence GTGCGCTCCCGTTCCGTAACTGGCCTGCTCACCCTGGTTTTGATCATCGCCGCCGTCACGGTCGCGGTTCCGGCGAGTGGTTCGATCTCGAACCTCGCGATCGAGTCCGCGACGCCGACAGTCGAGGATCCGGCCCCAGGCGAGCGGTTTTCCGTGTCGGTTACGATCGCGAATTACGACGATATGGCGGCCTTCGAGGTCACCGACGTCTACATCCGTGACGCCGGGCGAGCGAACGAACACGCCCGGGTCGAAGACGTCGGCACAGTTCGCCCCGGTGGAAGTCTTACCGTGCCTATTTCGCTCTCATTCGAGGATTCGGGGACTCGTGACCTTCGAGTGCATACTCGGGTCGAAAACGAGAGTGGCGATCACCGATCGGTCTCCTACCCGCTCACCATCGACGTCGAACCCCCGGATGAGGCCGTTCTGCGTATCGACGACATCGACGCCGTGGCCGGACAGGAGGAGCAGGTGAACGTCACCGTCTCGAACGGTGAGGATCGCCCGCTCTCGAACGTGAGACTCGAACTCGGGGGCGATGCGATCGTCGACAACGCCGAGCGCGTTACTGCCTCGCTGGGGGCGGGCACCCAGGCCGTCCATCGCTACGATCTGACCTTCGCCGAATCCGGCAGTCAGACGGTCACCGGGACGGTGACCTACCGGACGGCCGACGGCCAGACCCGGTCGGTCGACCGGTCGATGACTGTCGATGTTGAACCGGCCAGAACCGACCCCGAACTCACCCTGACGCCGATCCAGTCGCCTGACGGGCCCGCGCTGGAGGCGACCCTCGTGCAGTACGGAAACGCCGAACTGCGCGACGTGGAACTCCGGGCGGTCAGAAACGGGCGGATACTCGCCCGATCCGTTCTCGATGACGTGCCGGCGACGGAGTCCCGAACGGCGACCTTCGACGGAGCGACCCTCGGGAGCGGGAACCTGACTGTCGTCGCGTCCTACACCGCGTCCGGTACCGATCGGACGATCGAAGCCAGCCGCGACTACCAGCCGACCGACACCGCGGCGATCACACTCTCCGGAGTCGAGGTCACCCGCGAGGGCACGATCGTCACCTTGCGCGGTGACGCCGCGAACGTGGGCAGCAACGACCTCGAATCGGTTCGGGTCGCCGTCGAGCCGGCGGCGGGAGTCTCCCCCAGTTCGCCGTCACGTGATTACTTCATCGGCGGGATCGAGGCGAGCGAGTTCGGGACCTTCGAGCTTACGGCAAACGTCACCGATTCGGCCGGATCGGTGCCGATTCGGGTTGCCTACTCGGCAGGCGGCGAGCAGTTCGAAACGCGTGAGTTCGTCGAACTCGACGACGGGGCGGGCGATTCGGACGCCGAAGACCAGTCAGGAACTGGTGGGCTGGGTCTGCTCCGGCTCGGGATCGTCGGCCTCGTGGGGGCTCTGATCGGCGCGGCGCTGTATCGCTGGCGCACATGA
- a CDS encoding ABC transporter ATP-binding protein gives MSILELEGVIKRYRSGSETIEALKGVDFHADRGEMVTVIGPSGSGKSTMLNMTGLLDTPTEGTVRLEGVDVSGLSEDELTEKRRSGIGFVFQDFHLLPMLTAVENVELPSMWDTSIDRHERAIDLLRRVGLGDRLDHLPSQLSGGQQQRVAIARALINEPKVLLADEPTGNLDQETARTILAELTRLKTEENIAIVVVTHDELLMDYADRTVELIDGVIT, from the coding sequence ATGAGCATTCTCGAACTCGAAGGGGTCATCAAGCGCTATCGGAGCGGGAGCGAGACCATCGAGGCCCTCAAGGGCGTGGACTTTCACGCCGACCGGGGGGAGATGGTGACCGTGATCGGGCCCTCCGGGTCGGGCAAGAGCACGATGCTCAACATGACTGGCTTGTTGGATACGCCCACCGAAGGGACCGTCCGGCTGGAAGGGGTCGACGTGTCGGGGCTCAGCGAGGACGAACTCACCGAAAAGCGACGGTCGGGAATCGGCTTTGTCTTCCAGGACTTTCACCTGCTGCCGATGCTTACTGCCGTCGAGAACGTCGAATTGCCTTCGATGTGGGACACCAGTATCGATCGCCACGAGCGGGCGATCGACCTGCTCCGCCGGGTGGGGCTCGGTGATCGGCTCGATCACCTGCCGAGCCAACTCTCCGGCGGGCAACAACAGCGGGTGGCGATCGCCCGCGCCCTGATCAACGAGCCGAAGGTGCTCCTCGCGGACGAACCCACGGGGAACCTCGATCAGGAGACCGCCCGCACCATCCTGGCGGAACTCACCCGACTCAAGACCGAGGAGAACATCGCGATCGTCGTCGTGACACACGATGAACTGCTGATGGACTACGCGGACCGCACCGTCGAACTGATCGACGGGGTGATCACGTGA
- a CDS encoding ABC transporter permease, whose amino-acid sequence MAWRNLGRNRVRTALAALGVVIGVVAIASLGMAGAALQYQATQDLGGLADEVTVTPGEDNPAEGLTESQIEAIESVVTDATVVPKKSARTVIESGGEQAGVSVTGVTEASALYDVASGTAPDRLQSGALIDSTTATELQLGLGDPVEYDGRLYRIRGIIDTGGGFGGAGGSGTLVLPVSAIDTELYSSVSVIAADGEAATRIATAIEERLNEREEVVSATTLADIQEQIDSFLRTLNLALFGIGSISLVVASVAILNVMLMSTVERRGEIGVLRAVGIRRGEVLRMILAEAAFLGMIGGVLGVLLSFGVGLLLFEFLVGDAMLVLGWQSMQYLFLGFVFAVGASLLSGLYPAWKAANDRPVDSLRA is encoded by the coding sequence ATGGCCTGGCGGAATCTCGGCCGAAACCGGGTTCGAACCGCCCTCGCCGCACTCGGGGTCGTCATCGGGGTGGTCGCGATCGCCTCGCTGGGGATGGCCGGTGCAGCCCTCCAGTACCAGGCGACACAGGACCTCGGGGGGCTCGCCGACGAAGTGACGGTAACGCCCGGCGAGGACAACCCCGCCGAGGGCTTGACCGAATCACAGATCGAGGCGATCGAATCCGTCGTCACCGACGCGACGGTCGTCCCGAAGAAATCCGCGCGAACGGTGATCGAATCGGGAGGTGAACAGGCGGGCGTGAGCGTGACCGGCGTGACCGAGGCCAGTGCACTCTACGACGTGGCGTCCGGGACGGCCCCGGATCGCTTGCAATCAGGAGCCTTGATCGACAGCACGACCGCAACAGAGTTACAGCTCGGCCTGGGTGATCCAGTGGAGTACGACGGCCGGCTCTACCGGATCCGTGGCATCATCGACACCGGTGGAGGCTTCGGAGGGGCTGGCGGGAGCGGCACGCTGGTGCTCCCGGTTTCGGCCATCGACACGGAGCTTTACAGTTCGGTCAGTGTGATCGCCGCGGACGGGGAAGCGGCGACTCGAATCGCGACGGCGATCGAGGAGCGACTCAACGAACGGGAAGAAGTCGTGAGTGCCACGACCCTGGCGGACATTCAGGAACAGATCGACTCGTTTTTGCGGACGCTGAACCTCGCGCTGTTCGGAATCGGATCCATCTCCCTCGTGGTGGCGAGCGTGGCGATTCTCAACGTCATGCTCATGAGCACCGTCGAACGGCGCGGCGAGATCGGCGTACTGCGCGCAGTCGGAATCAGGCGGGGTGAAGTCCTCCGGATGATCCTGGCCGAGGCAGCGTTTCTGGGTATGATCGGTGGGGTCCTCGGTGTGCTCCTCTCGTTCGGGGTGGGACTGTTACTGTTCGAGTTCCTCGTCGGGGACGCGATGCTCGTGCTCGGGTGGCAAAGCATGCAGTATCTGTTCCTCGGCTTTGTCTTTGCGGTCGGCGCGAGTCTGCTCAGCGGTCTCTACCCAGCCTGGAAGGCCGCGAACGACCGGCCGGTCGATTCGCTTCGCGCGTAG
- a CDS encoding M20/M25/M40 family metallo-hydrolase, which produces MDSTQREFLETLLETESPSGYETPALRAWIDYVSSFADSVETDAYGNAVASFEGDSEVSIAVTGHADEIGYAVSSITEEGFLRIIPVGGSDPAVSRGTQIEIQTDEGPVNGVIAQTAIHLRDRGESGEVPEITAQHVDIGAKDGAAARELVEVGDPAIPAVGLHDLAGSRIAGRGIDNRAGLWVAAETLRRAVERDVDATVHAVATVQEELGTKGAMMVGTELDADAVVAVDVTHASDNPAYPEDQASDVSLGEGPVVTRGTANHPELVNAVREAAESADLPVQLQASGRRTGTDADAFYTQRGGTPSLNLGIPNRYMHTPVEVIDTEDLSQAAAVLTETAAQAETGADFRTSL; this is translated from the coding sequence ATGGACAGCACTCAGCGCGAATTCCTCGAAACGCTGCTCGAGACGGAAAGCCCCTCGGGCTACGAGACCCCGGCGCTCCGGGCCTGGATCGACTACGTTTCAAGCTTCGCCGATTCGGTCGAGACAGACGCCTACGGGAATGCCGTCGCCTCTTTCGAGGGCGATAGCGAGGTCTCGATCGCCGTTACTGGCCACGCCGACGAGATCGGGTATGCGGTCTCCTCGATCACCGAGGAGGGCTTTCTCCGGATTATTCCGGTGGGTGGCTCGGACCCTGCTGTCTCTCGTGGGACCCAGATCGAAATCCAGACCGACGAGGGGCCGGTCAACGGCGTCATCGCCCAGACGGCCATTCACCTCCGCGATCGAGGTGAGAGCGGTGAGGTCCCCGAGATCACGGCCCAGCACGTCGATATCGGAGCCAAAGACGGGGCGGCCGCTCGCGAACTCGTCGAGGTCGGGGACCCCGCGATTCCGGCCGTCGGCCTCCACGATCTGGCGGGCAGCCGGATCGCCGGTCGCGGCATCGACAATCGGGCGGGCCTCTGGGTCGCCGCCGAGACGCTCCGCCGGGCGGTCGAGCGAGACGTCGATGCGACCGTTCACGCCGTCGCGACCGTCCAGGAGGAACTCGGCACGAAGGGCGCGATGATGGTCGGGACGGAACTCGACGCCGACGCTGTCGTCGCGGTGGACGTGACTCATGCCTCGGACAACCCGGCCTATCCGGAGGATCAGGCAAGCGATGTCTCGCTCGGGGAGGGCCCGGTCGTGACGCGGGGGACGGCCAACCACCCCGAGTTGGTGAACGCCGTTCGTGAGGCCGCCGAGTCCGCGGATCTCCCCGTTCAGTTGCAGGCCTCTGGACGCCGGACGGGCACCGACGCGGACGCCTTCTACACTCAGCGGGGTGGCACGCCGAGTCTCAACCTCGGCATCCCGAACCGATACATGCACACGCCGGTCGAAGTGATCGACACCGAAGATCTCTCCCAGGCCGCTGCAGTCCTGACTGAGACGGCGGCCCAGGCCGAAACGGGCGCGGACTTCCGGACTTCGCTCTGA
- a CDS encoding LSM domain-containing protein: MSGRPLDVLEAALEESVTVTLKGEETFTGVLAGYDQHMNLVLEAGEDTTVIRGDNVVSIDI, from the coding sequence ATGAGCGGGCGACCTCTCGATGTCCTGGAGGCGGCCCTCGAGGAATCGGTCACGGTCACGTTGAAAGGTGAGGAGACGTTCACCGGCGTCCTCGCGGGGTACGACCAGCATATGAACCTGGTTCTGGAAGCGGGAGAAGACACAACCGTTATACGCGGCGATAACGTCGTCTCGATAGACATATGA
- a CDS encoding 50S ribosomal protein L37e: MTGSGTPSQGKKNTKTHVKCRRCGEKSYHVKKGVCSSCGFGKSSKRRGYEWESKAGDN, from the coding sequence ATGACTGGATCCGGAACGCCGAGTCAGGGCAAAAAGAACACCAAGACACACGTGAAGTGCCGACGGTGTGGCGAGAAGTCCTACCACGTGAAGAAGGGCGTCTGTTCGAGTTGCGGCTTCGGGAAATCTTCAAAGCGCCGCGGCTACGAGTGGGAGTCCAAAGCGGGCGATAACTAA